The Chrysemys picta bellii isolate R12L10 chromosome 12, ASM1138683v2, whole genome shotgun sequence genome has a segment encoding these proteins:
- the GNL1 gene encoding guanine nucleotide-binding protein-like 1, whose product MPRKRPFSAKQKKKQLQDKRERKRGLPDGVRSSSNSRSGSHERREDHTDTSDSESLSLQVRKLNQQPAVRRLGDRSYDPNRYRLHFERESREELERRKKVAQEKILEPVPESEKELDIQDVYRSGSVLDFPKRPPWSYQMSKEQLLVREEKCFRDYLEGIYSTYQPSQLSYFEHNLETWRQLWRVLEMSDIILLITDVRHPVINFSPALYDFVTKEMRKNLILVLNKIDLAPPALVVAWKHYFQTRFPQVHVVCFTSYPQQSQDPSTVFKKRRKRRKGRSTAMGPEQLLHACETITAGKVDLSSWKEKIERDAASAHLPAEDSDEEDDDDEGAAVVVEHQTDVAMDVGVPSQELYKDGVLTVGCVGFPNVGKSSLMNGLVGHKVVSVSRTPGHTKYFQTYFLTPTVRLCDCPGLIFPSLVHRELQILSGIYPISQIQEPYNAVGYLAGRIPIQALLKLRHPNAEEGKPETRWCAWDICEAWAEKRGYKTAKAARNDVYRAANSILRLAVDGRLCLCLRPPGYSTQKAMWEHHPETAEIAALQEAHRKHSRRSSEEEEEEEEEISSSGEEEDEEKDRDADEEEEEEEEEPAASSGGGSSAPAQAPPRRVLKGKLSSQNLFALLGEDEC is encoded by the exons ATGCCCCGCAAGAGGCCGTTTAGCGCCAAGCAGAAGAAGAAGCAGCTGCAGGACAAGAGGGAGCGGAAACGGG gtCTGCCTGATGGCGTGAGGTCGAGCTCCAACAGCCGGAGTGGCAGCCATGAGCGGCGGGAGGACCACACAGACACGTCGGACAGCGAGTCCCTGTCCCTGCAGGTCCGGAAACTCAACCAGCAGCCAGCAGTCCGCAGGCTGGGGGACCGCAGCTATGACCCCAACAG GTACCGGCTTCACTTTGAGCGCGAGAGCCGGGAGGAGCTGGAGCGGCGCAAGAAGGTGGCTCAGGAGAAGATCCTGGAGCCCGTCCCGGAGAGCGAGAAGGAGCTGGACATACAGGACGTCTACAGATCCGGCTCCG TGCTGGATTTCCCCAAGCGCCCCCCCTGGAGCTACCAGATGAGCAAGGAGCAGCTGCTGGTGCGGGAGGAGAAGTGTTTCCGGGACTATCTGGAGGGAATCTACAGCACCTACCAGCCCAGCCAGCTAAGCTACTTCGAGCATAACCTGGAG ACCTGGCGTCAGCTGTGGCGGGTGCTGGAGATGTCAGACATCATCCTGCTGATCACAGACGTCCGTCATCCG GTCATTAACTTCTCCCCTGCGCTGTACGACTTTGTGACCAAAGAGATGAGGAAGAACCTGATTCTGGTGCTGAACAAGATCGACCTGGCGCCTCCGGCGCTGGTTGTGGCCTGGAAGCACTACTTCCAGACCCGCTTCCCCCAGGTGCACGTCGTCTGCTTCACCTCCTACCCCCAGCAAAGCCAGGATCCCAGCACAG TGTTTAAGAAGCGGCGGAAGCGGAGGAAGGGCAGGAGCACGGCCATGGGACCAGAGCAGCTGCTCCATGCTTGCGAGACCATCACTGCTGGGAAAG TGGACCTGAGCAGCTGGAAGGAGAAGATCGAGCGGGACGCGGCCAGCGCCCACCTGCCCGCCGAGGACTCGGATGAGGAGGACGACGACGACGAAGGGGCGGCTGTGGTGGTGGAACACCAGACTGACGTGGCCATGGATGTCGGGGTTCCTTCCCAGGAGCTCTATAAGGACGGCGTTCTGACCGTGGGCTGTGTGG GGTTCCCCAACGTGGGCAAATCGTCGCTGATGAACGGGCTGGTGGGGCACAAGGTGGTGAGTGTGTCCCGGACGCCCGGCCACACCAAGTACTTCCAGACCTACTTCCTGACCCCCACCGTGCGCCTCTGCGACTGCCCCGGCCTCATCTTCCCCTCCCTGGTGCACAGGGAGCTACAG ATCCTGTCTGGCATCTACCCCATCTCCCAGATCCAGGAGCCCTACAACGCCGTGGGATACCTGGCTGGCCGCATCCCCATCCAAGCCCTGCTCAAGCTGCGCCACCCCAATGCCGAGGAGGGCAAGCCCGAGACCCGGTGGTGCGCCTGGGACATCTGTGAAG CCTGGGCCGAGAAGCGCGGTTATAAGACGGCCAAAGCGGCTCGTAACGACGTGTACCGAGCTGCCAACAGCATCCTGCGGCTGGCGGTGGACGGGCGCCTCTGCCTCTGTCTGCGGCCTCCCGGCTACTCCACTCAGAAAG CTATGTGGGAGCACCATCCCGAGACAGCAGAGATCGCCGCCCTGCAGGAGGCTCACCGCAAGCACAGCCGGCGCAgttcagaggaagaggaggaggaagaagaggagatatccagctctggggaggaggaggatgaggagaaGGACCGTGATGccgatgaggaagaggaggaggaggaggaagaaccaGCTGCCTCCAGTGGAGGAGGGAGCAGCgccccagcccaggccccacCCAGGAGGGTGCTGAAGGGGAAACTCTCAAGCCAGAACTTGTTTGCTTTGCTGGGGGAGGACGAATGTTAG